A genomic region of Papaver somniferum cultivar HN1 chromosome 7, ASM357369v1, whole genome shotgun sequence contains the following coding sequences:
- the LOC113293607 gene encoding bidirectional sugar transporter SWEET14-like, producing the protein MGLFTVENPLVLTFGLLGNIISLMVYLAPIPTFYRIYKKKTTEGFQSLPYVVALFSSMLWIYYAFLKSDATFLITINSVGCVIETIYLAMYMAYAARKARVQTTKFLLSLNVGVFCLILLLTLLLVRGPNRVVVLGWVCVGFSVCVFAAPLGIMRKVIKTKSVEFMPFYLSLFLTLSAVAWFSYGLLLKDMYIALPNILGFIFGMGQMILYVIYKGAKPQKIVENEANSVVEVTSVDTHATLIDVINLKEILSDGQIIIVNHNNIEDVHEQLAKEKNIGGAILYQHQNVIEI; encoded by the exons ATGGGACTGTTCACAGTTGAGAATCCTTTGGTTCTTACCTTTGGCCTCTTAG GTAACATCATCTCATTAATGGTGTACCTTGCTCCAAT ACCAACATTTTACagaatttacaagaaaaaaacaACTGAAGGGTTTCAATCTTTGCCCTATGTGGTTGCATTATTCAGTTCAATGTTGTGGATATACTATGCATTCCTCAAATCTGATGCAACCTTTCTTATCACCATTAACTCGGTGGGATGCGTCATTGAAACTATCTACCTCGCCATGTACATGGCTTATGCAGCAAGGAAGGCTAGG GTCCAGACGACCAAGTTTCTCCTGTCCTTGAATGTCGGTGTATTTTGTTTGATTCTTCTTCTCACTCTCTTGTTGGTGAGAGGGCCAAACCGTGTCGTAGTTCTGGGGTGGGTTTGTGTTGGCTTCTCTGTATGTGTTTTTGCCGCTCCTTTAGGCATTATG CGGAAAGTTATAAAGACAAAAAGTGTAGAGTTTATGCCGTTCTATCTGTCGCTTTTCCTCACATTGAGTGCTGTTGCATGGTTTTCTTATGGCTTACTACTCAAGGACATGTACATTGCT CTGCCAAACATACTAGGGTTCATTTTTGGGATGGGTCAGATGATCCTATACGTAATCTACAAGGGAGCAAAACCACAAAAAATTGTAGAAAATGAGGCTAATAGTGTAGTCGAGGTCACTAGTGTCGATACGCATGCCACTCTTATTGATGTCATTAACCTGAAGGAGATTCTTTCCGACGGACAAATTATTATTGTCAACCATAACAATATTGAAGATGTTCATGAGCAACTCGCTAAAGAAAAGAACATTGGAGGAGCAATACTGTACCAGCACCAAAATGTTATTGAGATTTAG